The following are from one region of the Desulfitobacterium chlororespirans DSM 11544 genome:
- a CDS encoding ABC transporter substrate-binding protein: MKKIKKKIVASFLSITMILGLLAGCGSPGQTQTGDNPAQGQAQSEYREVTDLAGNTVKVPAQLKSVAITSWKGAFEIFVLLGHKDLVTSMADTTRYGWLREIYPELAQLPNYGSFDDVNVEELVKAQPDIIFSPEAAAKANAQMQSLNLPVYVDGVTSKGDPYEGNEQELLAIADLLGEKEKALAYQAWEKKWLDLVAERVKDIPDAERKTVLCLRNTTTEVFNEMNILGLSVSLAGGINVAKDAFSDKFYNTVDAEKLVGWNPDLIFQYAVASTGEELKPRYQEMSSDKRFTGITALKNGDFYIMPHGISLWGGKLENALGVLTLAKTMYPDLFKDINIKEAAQDFYAQFMNYEMKDSDWDIMVNNADGAKTLALD; encoded by the coding sequence ATGAAGAAAATTAAGAAAAAAATTGTGGCCTCATTTTTGTCAATAACCATGATCCTGGGATTGCTGGCCGGTTGCGGCAGCCCCGGGCAAACTCAAACCGGTGATAATCCGGCCCAAGGACAGGCTCAGTCGGAATATCGGGAGGTAACGGACCTGGCCGGCAATACAGTAAAAGTTCCTGCTCAGCTCAAATCGGTGGCAATTACCTCCTGGAAGGGTGCCTTTGAGATTTTCGTGCTTTTAGGGCATAAAGATCTGGTGACAAGTATGGCTGATACGACCAGATATGGCTGGCTCCGGGAAATTTATCCGGAACTGGCCCAATTACCGAATTACGGTTCTTTCGATGATGTCAATGTCGAAGAATTAGTTAAGGCCCAGCCAGATATCATCTTCTCGCCGGAAGCGGCAGCAAAGGCCAATGCGCAGATGCAATCCCTGAATTTGCCTGTTTATGTAGACGGAGTCACCTCTAAAGGAGATCCCTATGAAGGCAATGAGCAGGAACTGCTGGCGATAGCCGATCTGCTGGGTGAGAAAGAAAAGGCCCTGGCTTATCAGGCCTGGGAGAAAAAATGGCTGGATCTGGTTGCTGAGCGGGTGAAGGATATTCCGGATGCCGAGCGCAAGACTGTATTATGCCTGCGCAACACCACTACAGAAGTGTTTAATGAAATGAATATCTTAGGCCTGAGTGTCAGCCTGGCCGGCGGAATCAATGTTGCTAAAGATGCTTTTTCCGATAAGTTCTATAATACAGTGGACGCAGAAAAGCTGGTCGGCTGGAATCCCGATCTGATCTTCCAATATGCCGTCGCTTCCACCGGAGAAGAGCTAAAGCCCCGTTATCAGGAAATGAGCAGCGATAAGCGTTTTACCGGCATAACAGCTCTGAAAAACGGCGATTTCTACATTATGCCTCACGGTATCTCACTTTGGGGTGGCAAACTGGAGAATGCTTTAGGTGTTCTGACTCTGGCTAAAACCATGTATCCGGACTTATTTAAAGACATCAACATCAAAGAAGCTGCTCAGGATTTTTATGCCCAGTTTATGAACTATGAGATGAAAGATTCTGACTGGGACATCATGGTGAACAATGCTGATGGCGCCAAGACCTTAGCGTTGGATTAA
- a CDS encoding EscU/YscU/HrcU family type III secretion system export apparatus switch protein: MREKAAALAYDQSGAPKVVAKGTGEVARKIIEQAIEYGIPIQKDEVLVETLMRVEYGEEIPPQLYQVVAELLAFVYRLDKLAKDRTKS; this comes from the coding sequence ATGAGAGAGAAAGCCGCTGCTCTGGCCTATGATCAAAGCGGTGCCCCTAAAGTGGTTGCTAAAGGCACTGGAGAAGTTGCTCGCAAAATTATTGAACAAGCCATCGAATATGGAATCCCCATCCAAAAGGATGAGGTTCTTGTGGAAACCCTCATGAGAGTGGAGTATGGTGAAGAAATTCCGCCACAACTCTACCAAGTTGTGGCCGAACTGTTAGCGTTTGTTTACCGTCTGGATAAACTTGCCAAAGATCGTACCAAAAGTTGA
- a CDS encoding DMT family transporter, with the protein MNKFLSLPAVIAAISGITMAIQGTLNSQLYQKTSILAATLVVHIIGTVLALIAVMVARVPLLEYNWLSIPWYLYLGGILSVVIVGLVALSIPKIGVCNATTAIIIGQVGAALIIDHLGLFGAERLAWNPWQFLGLLFFAAGAKLLFS; encoded by the coding sequence ATGAACAAATTTTTATCGCTACCGGCCGTTATCGCCGCTATTTCCGGCATTACAATGGCCATTCAAGGCACTTTGAATTCTCAACTTTATCAAAAAACTTCGATTTTAGCCGCCACTTTGGTTGTACACATCATTGGAACCGTGCTCGCACTGATTGCCGTAATGGTCGCCAGAGTCCCCCTCTTGGAGTATAATTGGTTATCCATTCCTTGGTATCTTTATCTTGGCGGTATTCTTAGTGTTGTGATTGTCGGCTTGGTCGCCTTAAGCATTCCCAAGATTGGCGTATGCAATGCGACCACAGCGATCATTATCGGCCAGGTAGGAGCTGCACTCATCATCGATCATCTGGGCCTTTTCGGCGCGGAACGTCTTGCCTGGAATCCTTGGCAATTTCTTGGGTTATTGTTCTTTGCCGCCGGCGCAAAGCTCCTCTTTAGTTGA
- the uvrC gene encoding excinuclease ABC subunit UvrC, with amino-acid sequence MHYRPSPTRIIPRCSNMEILREKLSLLPDKPGVYLMKDASGQIIYVGKAKVLKNRVRSYFTGSHNGKTQLMISLIADFETIITDSEVEALLLECNLIKKHNPKYNILLRDDKTYPFITITDEAHPRILVTRQVKKGAGKYYGPYPNATAAKEAARLLNRLFPFRKCRQIPNKPCLYYHLGQCLGPCQVDVPKESYDKIRKETAAFLKGDQGAILKALEKKMKEASENLEFERAKEYRDLMEDLKKVGEKQNITLNDFVDRDVVGYAYTQDQLCIQIFYLRQGKLLSRDNFIFPYYEEPEEAFVSFLAQFYTESSALPQEILLPPLDISVLAKLFPMVVPQKGQKRDLVQMAMENAQTTLHEQISIEIRNLTECTQALAEIGNALGIPSLRTIESFDISNIAGTHSVAGMIQFLDGKPNRSQYRKFKIQPMPNMDDTASMHQVIERRYARLQQENLPLPDLILVDGGKGQIHAALAALHSLKAAIPVAGMVKNDKHQTSALIDSKDRIHSLDRRSAGFRLLERIQNEVHRFAITFHRQQRTKSMTLSELDGIAGVGPKRRQQLLKFFKSIDSIRQATLEELQQSGLPALAAAAVYQHFNSHKEESHDS; translated from the coding sequence TTGCATTACCGGCCATCTCCGACTAGAATAATACCGAGGTGTTCAAATATGGAGATACTTCGGGAAAAACTTAGCTTACTACCGGATAAACCGGGTGTCTATCTGATGAAAGATGCATCCGGCCAAATTATATATGTAGGGAAAGCGAAGGTTCTCAAAAACAGAGTCCGCTCCTATTTTACGGGATCCCATAATGGCAAAACCCAGTTGATGATCAGCCTGATTGCGGATTTTGAAACGATTATTACCGATTCCGAGGTAGAAGCATTACTCTTAGAGTGCAATCTGATTAAAAAACATAACCCCAAATATAACATTTTATTGCGCGATGATAAAACTTATCCTTTTATAACCATTACTGATGAAGCACATCCGCGGATACTGGTAACACGACAGGTCAAAAAAGGGGCAGGAAAATACTATGGTCCCTACCCTAATGCTACAGCGGCTAAAGAAGCGGCCCGACTGCTCAACCGTCTCTTCCCTTTTCGCAAATGCCGGCAGATCCCCAACAAGCCCTGTCTCTATTACCATCTTGGGCAATGCTTAGGACCCTGTCAGGTAGACGTCCCCAAAGAATCCTATGACAAAATCCGTAAAGAAACGGCCGCTTTTCTTAAAGGAGATCAGGGAGCAATTCTTAAAGCCCTGGAGAAAAAAATGAAAGAGGCCTCAGAAAATCTGGAATTCGAGAGAGCCAAAGAATACCGGGACCTGATGGAGGATCTCAAAAAAGTAGGCGAAAAGCAGAACATCACCTTAAACGACTTTGTCGATCGGGATGTGGTGGGCTATGCTTATACTCAAGATCAACTCTGTATCCAGATCTTTTATTTGCGTCAGGGCAAGCTGCTCTCCCGCGATAATTTCATTTTCCCTTATTATGAGGAGCCGGAAGAAGCTTTTGTCTCTTTTCTGGCTCAGTTCTACACAGAGAGTTCTGCTCTTCCTCAGGAAATTCTCCTGCCCCCGCTGGATATCAGTGTTTTGGCAAAGCTCTTCCCTATGGTAGTGCCGCAAAAGGGACAAAAGCGGGATTTGGTGCAAATGGCTATGGAAAATGCTCAAACCACCTTACACGAACAGATTTCCATCGAAATACGCAACTTGACGGAATGCACGCAAGCTTTGGCGGAAATCGGCAATGCCTTAGGCATCCCTTCCCTCCGCACCATCGAGTCCTTTGATATTTCCAATATTGCCGGTACCCATAGTGTAGCAGGAATGATTCAGTTTCTTGATGGCAAACCTAATCGTAGCCAGTATCGCAAATTTAAGATTCAACCCATGCCGAATATGGACGATACGGCCTCCATGCACCAGGTGATTGAGCGCCGTTATGCCCGCCTCCAGCAAGAAAACCTGCCGCTCCCGGATCTGATCCTGGTGGATGGGGGCAAGGGACAGATCCATGCCGCCCTGGCTGCTCTCCACAGCTTAAAAGCTGCGATCCCTGTTGCCGGTATGGTCAAAAACGACAAGCACCAGACTTCGGCCTTAATCGACTCTAAGGACCGCATTCACTCCTTGGATCGCCGTTCCGCCGGTTTTCGTTTGTTGGAACGCATTCAAAACGAGGTCCATCGCTTCGCTATTACCTTCCATAGACAGCAACGGACTAAAAGCATGACCCTTTCCGAATTGGACGGCATAGCAGGGGTCGGTCCCAAGCGCAGACAACAGCTCCTTAAGTTTTTTAAATCCATAGATAGTATCCGCCAGGCCACCCTTGAGGAACTGCAGCAATCCGGCCTTCCTGCCCTGGCAGCTGCGGCGGTCTATCAACATTTCAACTCTCATAAGGAGGAAAGCCATGATTCTTAA
- a CDS encoding C40 family peptidase, which produces MDSSFKRGWVASVVLSGTLLVSSLPGIYGPGSAAVPVTGSESVLLRNASLFQAQTQTVADTVLSPGVQAEKKDVILQREAAMTLAYASESVAADMDSQRESQQFTEAAQEDTVTTPEETTAAMDIEKLSQERALRQAAVAPVQEISRGGSSKAEEISDNAQELIGTPYVFGGTTTNGFDCSGFTQYVLKGSGIDLPRTSYAQYGIGTAVSKDELQIGDLVFFATYDSGASHVGIYIGEDNFIHAASSGIKITGLSDSYYAGRYLGARRVF; this is translated from the coding sequence ATGGACTCTTCCTTTAAGAGGGGATGGGTGGCCAGTGTGGTGTTATCCGGCACCTTATTGGTAAGCAGCCTCCCGGGCATCTATGGGCCTGGAAGTGCCGCTGTGCCTGTTACAGGCTCCGAATCTGTTCTCTTAAGGAACGCTTCATTGTTTCAGGCTCAAACTCAAACTGTTGCCGATACGGTACTCTCCCCTGGGGTTCAAGCAGAAAAAAAGGATGTGATCCTGCAACGTGAAGCAGCAATGACCTTAGCTTACGCTTCGGAATCTGTAGCTGCCGATATGGATAGTCAGAGGGAATCACAGCAATTTACAGAAGCGGCTCAGGAAGATACCGTGACTACCCCTGAAGAAACGACGGCAGCGATGGACATCGAAAAGCTTTCCCAAGAGCGGGCTTTGAGACAAGCTGCAGTGGCTCCTGTCCAGGAAATCTCTCGTGGCGGCAGTTCCAAAGCTGAAGAAATCAGCGACAATGCCCAAGAGCTGATCGGTACCCCCTATGTGTTTGGCGGGACGACTACGAATGGCTTTGATTGCTCCGGTTTTACTCAATATGTATTAAAAGGTTCAGGAATTGACTTGCCCCGAACCTCATACGCACAATATGGAATAGGAACAGCAGTCAGCAAAGATGAGCTTCAGATCGGTGATTTGGTCTTCTTCGCCACTTACGACAGCGGAGCCTCCCACGTGGGAATCTATATAGGTGAAGACAACTTTATTCATGCCGCCAGCAGTGGCATTAAGATCACCGGCTTATCGGACAGTTATTACGCTGGTCGTTACCTTGGGGCCAGAAGAGTTTTCTAG
- a CDS encoding HD domain-containing protein, with translation MPETNQDPLSQVINAVQGIYGRKDQAHDLEHALRVRAWGKQIGIQEGADLLIVELAAILHDIGRSGTLSKTHAESGAALAGGILHKCGYPEDTIDAVKAAVLSHSREGYEPETLEAKILYDADKLDFVGPMGIARLFVWLGKEGKPFFGPDSCESFYRERIRHYHEHIHTQTARVLFEPLFLYSENFWSELEKMRLKKN, from the coding sequence TTGCCGGAAACGAATCAAGACCCTCTAAGCCAGGTAATTAACGCTGTGCAGGGAATTTATGGCCGTAAAGATCAGGCTCATGATCTGGAACATGCTCTCCGGGTCAGAGCATGGGGCAAGCAGATTGGGATACAGGAGGGTGCCGATCTATTGATTGTGGAGCTGGCAGCTATTCTTCATGATATTGGCCGTTCCGGAACCTTATCGAAAACCCATGCTGAGAGCGGCGCGGCCTTGGCCGGTGGCATCCTGCATAAATGCGGATACCCGGAAGACACCATTGACGCTGTTAAAGCTGCTGTCCTTTCTCACTCGCGGGAAGGCTATGAACCGGAAACCTTGGAAGCAAAGATTCTTTATGATGCCGATAAATTAGATTTTGTAGGTCCGATGGGGATTGCCAGGCTTTTTGTCTGGTTGGGAAAAGAAGGAAAACCTTTTTTCGGGCCGGATTCCTGTGAATCCTTTTACCGTGAAAGGATTCGCCACTACCATGAGCATATCCACACCCAGACTGCGCGGGTGCTTTTTGAACCGCTCTTTTTGTATTCCGAGAATTTTTGGTCCGAGCTGGAGAAAATGAGGCTTAAAAAAAACTAA
- a CDS encoding metallophosphoesterase family protein, whose protein sequence is MKVMRIAVLSDTHLRGGQALPKWVWEQCEVADLIIHAGDVGCPSLLSDLGQIAPLEAVQGNCDGWELAQLPHHKIITCGEIRIGVTHGAYGPGRSTPERALRTFDQDKVELIIFGHSHIPYQEKQGEILLFNPGSPTDKRRQPQYSMGMIWIEGKIIKAQHIYSSVR, encoded by the coding sequence ATGAAGGTCATGAGAATAGCAGTTTTGTCTGATACCCATTTAAGGGGTGGTCAGGCCTTGCCGAAATGGGTATGGGAACAATGTGAGGTCGCAGACCTCATTATTCACGCCGGAGATGTGGGGTGCCCAAGCCTCCTGAGCGACTTGGGGCAGATTGCTCCTTTGGAAGCAGTTCAGGGTAATTGTGATGGATGGGAGTTAGCACAATTACCCCATCACAAGATCATCACCTGTGGAGAGATTAGGATCGGAGTGACTCATGGCGCTTATGGGCCGGGGCGTTCTACTCCCGAGAGGGCTTTGCGGACCTTTGATCAGGATAAAGTGGAGCTGATAATTTTTGGACACAGTCATATTCCTTACCAGGAAAAGCAAGGGGAGATCCTCTTGTTTAATCCAGGTTCGCCCACAGATAAGCGAAGGCAGCCTCAGTATTCCATGGGGATGATTTGGATTGAGGGCAAAATCATCAAAGCCCAGCATATTTATTCTTCAGTCAGATGA
- a CDS encoding MFS transporter, which produces MASLHRNNSLYRAFPALSHPPFRWFWGGQIISLIGTWTQNIGQAWLVLQLTNSPFLLGLVAAMQFVPTMLFSLQAGAWIDHLPKRKVLIATQMVMMLLAFTLAFLVGSGSLRYWMLLVMAFILGVSNTVDVPTRQSFIIELVGREHLANAIALNSAIFNGARLVGPAIAGLIMGIWGPMWCFLINGLSFIGVLAILIFVPAIPHQEKVTPKQETLRKDILNGLNYIRKTPSILIVMMMMGFLSIIAMNFNVLIPVLAKIDLHAEALGYGLLMSALGLGALIGALTVTISSAGGPQPRLLLVGGFGLGIFNVVVGFQNTYFFSAFFLAFLGCSMIIFSASANSLIQITVDGQYRGRVMSVYNLVFGGMIPIGSLYAGTLSDLWGARMTFIISGTITLLFMSGIVFWLRHYRKDEGHENSSFV; this is translated from the coding sequence ATGGCAAGCTTACATAGGAATAATTCTTTATATCGGGCATTTCCAGCACTCAGTCATCCTCCATTCCGCTGGTTTTGGGGTGGACAGATTATTTCGCTGATTGGGACATGGACCCAAAATATCGGCCAGGCCTGGTTGGTCCTGCAGCTGACAAATTCACCGTTTTTGCTGGGGTTGGTGGCCGCTATGCAGTTTGTACCGACCATGCTGTTCTCCCTGCAAGCCGGAGCTTGGATCGATCATTTGCCGAAACGCAAAGTACTGATTGCCACCCAGATGGTGATGATGCTGCTGGCCTTTACCTTAGCTTTTTTGGTAGGTTCGGGTTCCCTCCGCTACTGGATGCTTCTTGTGATGGCCTTCATCCTGGGCGTGTCCAACACAGTGGATGTCCCCACCCGCCAATCCTTTATTATTGAATTGGTAGGAAGAGAGCACTTAGCCAATGCCATCGCCCTAAATTCGGCGATCTTTAATGGTGCCCGTTTAGTTGGCCCTGCTATTGCTGGATTGATTATGGGAATCTGGGGACCCATGTGGTGTTTCTTGATTAATGGCTTGAGCTTTATCGGTGTTTTGGCAATTTTAATTTTTGTTCCTGCCATTCCTCATCAGGAAAAGGTCACTCCTAAACAAGAAACCTTGAGGAAAGATATACTCAATGGCTTGAACTATATCAGAAAAACACCCTCCATTCTGATCGTCATGATGATGATGGGTTTTTTGAGCATCATTGCTATGAATTTTAATGTACTGATCCCGGTCCTGGCCAAAATTGATTTACATGCAGAAGCCTTAGGATATGGACTTCTGATGAGCGCTTTAGGATTGGGTGCCCTCATCGGTGCGTTAACTGTGACTATAAGCAGTGCGGGAGGACCACAACCCCGCCTGCTCTTGGTAGGGGGCTTTGGACTAGGGATTTTTAATGTGGTGGTAGGATTCCAGAACACTTATTTTTTCAGTGCTTTTTTCTTAGCCTTTCTCGGTTGCTCCATGATTATTTTTTCAGCTTCAGCTAATTCATTAATCCAGATTACAGTGGACGGTCAATATCGGGGAAGAGTCATGAGTGTTTATAATCTGGTTTTTGGAGGTATGATTCCCATAGGAAGCCTTTACGCCGGGACATTATCCGATTTATGGGGAGCGAGGATGACCTTTATCATCAGTGGAACTATTACCTTACTGTTTATGAGTGGGATCGTTTTTTGGCTAAGGCATTATCGAAAGGATGAAGGTCATGAGAATAGCAGTTTTGTCTGA
- a CDS encoding GNAT family N-acetyltransferase yields the protein MKQTFPTHKGELIVEGPVTAESLSLLSFDDDLRAFRPPKRQKEALIEISEIPDGRIIIARIENDIMGYVTFHPPDCFERWAKGPPELLELGAIEVSPKVRGLGVGKKLLQVAFSDPAMENHVVIATEYYWHWDLERTGLRVWEYREVMDRLMSSAGLHIRETDDEEICSHPANMLTVRYGKNLSQSSIDHFEKILYANSDRGDCLAGNESRPSKPGN from the coding sequence GTGAAACAGACCTTTCCGACCCACAAGGGGGAGCTTATTGTTGAAGGGCCGGTTACGGCAGAGAGCTTAAGTCTATTGAGTTTTGACGATGATTTGAGGGCATTCCGCCCTCCGAAGCGCCAAAAAGAAGCCTTGATTGAAATCAGTGAAATTCCTGATGGCCGCATTATTATTGCCCGAATCGAGAATGATATTATGGGCTATGTAACCTTTCATCCCCCGGATTGTTTTGAGCGGTGGGCTAAAGGCCCTCCGGAACTTTTGGAATTAGGGGCCATCGAGGTTTCCCCAAAAGTCCGGGGGCTTGGGGTGGGGAAAAAACTGCTGCAAGTCGCTTTTTCCGATCCCGCCATGGAGAATCATGTCGTCATAGCTACAGAGTATTATTGGCACTGGGATTTGGAAAGGACAGGGCTGCGGGTTTGGGAGTACCGTGAAGTGATGGACCGCCTTATGTCAAGCGCAGGTTTGCACATAAGGGAGACGGATGATGAGGAGATATGTTCCCATCCGGCCAATATGCTTACAGTACGCTATGGTAAAAACCTTTCCCAAAGCAGTATCGATCATTTTGAAAAGATTTTGTACGCAAATTCCGATCGGGGGGATTGCCTTGCCGGAAACGAATCAAGACCCTCTAAGCCAGGTAATTAA
- a CDS encoding adenosylhomocysteinase has product MKEGVTWLSQDNMESTIRDIGLAPQGQLKIDWVQAHMPVLNTLREEFEKTLPFQGKKVTICLHLEAKTAYLAKVIQAGGAEVTVAASNPLSTQDDVVAALVAGGVQAHAWYGATDEEYHQHLHKALDFEPDYIIDDGGDLVSTLHKERRELLPKVLGGAEETTTGILRLRAMEKNGELAFPMMAVNDAEMKYLFDNRYGTGQSVWDGIMRTTNLVVAGKTVCVVGYGWCGKGVALRAKGLGARVIICEVNPIKANEAWMDGFEVMPMLAAAPLGDFFVTVTGNKNVISSEHFQVMKDGAILANAGHFDVEVNKVQLAAMAQSCREVRRNIEEYLLQDGRKIYLLAEGRLVNLAAGDGHPAEVMDMTFALQALALHYLATVKAPLEPKVYSVPTEMDRRVAELKLKTLGLSIDQLSEEQERYLASWQHS; this is encoded by the coding sequence TTGAAAGAGGGGGTGACCTGGCTTAGCCAGGACAATATGGAATCAACGATTCGGGACATCGGATTGGCACCGCAAGGACAATTAAAAATCGATTGGGTGCAAGCCCATATGCCGGTTCTCAACACCTTAAGAGAAGAGTTTGAGAAAACCCTGCCTTTTCAAGGCAAAAAAGTCACCATTTGCCTGCATTTGGAAGCCAAGACGGCTTATCTGGCCAAAGTGATTCAAGCCGGGGGAGCAGAAGTGACCGTGGCAGCCAGCAACCCTTTATCCACCCAGGATGATGTGGTGGCTGCGTTGGTAGCCGGCGGTGTCCAAGCCCACGCCTGGTATGGCGCTACCGATGAAGAGTACCACCAGCATCTGCACAAGGCTTTGGATTTTGAGCCGGATTATATTATTGATGATGGGGGAGATTTGGTATCCACCCTGCACAAGGAGCGCCGGGAGCTGCTGCCTAAGGTCCTGGGCGGTGCTGAAGAGACCACGACAGGCATCCTCAGACTGCGCGCCATGGAGAAAAACGGGGAATTGGCCTTCCCCATGATGGCGGTCAATGATGCTGAGATGAAATACCTTTTTGACAATCGCTATGGCACAGGCCAATCGGTCTGGGATGGGATCATGCGCACTACTAATCTGGTGGTGGCCGGCAAGACCGTTTGTGTAGTAGGCTATGGCTGGTGTGGCAAAGGTGTGGCTCTGCGTGCCAAAGGCTTAGGTGCCCGGGTAATTATCTGTGAAGTCAATCCTATTAAAGCCAATGAAGCTTGGATGGACGGCTTCGAAGTAATGCCCATGCTGGCTGCCGCTCCTTTAGGCGATTTCTTCGTCACAGTAACAGGAAATAAGAATGTCATCTCAAGTGAGCACTTCCAGGTCATGAAGGATGGAGCAATCCTCGCCAATGCCGGTCACTTCGATGTGGAGGTCAATAAAGTTCAGTTGGCGGCCATGGCCCAAAGTTGTCGTGAGGTCCGCCGCAATATTGAAGAATATCTGCTTCAGGATGGGCGCAAGATCTATCTCCTGGCAGAAGGACGCTTGGTCAATTTGGCGGCAGGAGACGGTCATCCCGCCGAAGTGATGGACATGACCTTCGCTTTGCAGGCCTTGGCCCTGCATTATCTTGCTACAGTAAAAGCCCCCCTGGAGCCAAAAGTTTACTCTGTCCCGACGGAGATGGATAGGAGAGTGGCTGAGTTAAAATTAAAAACCTTAGGTTTAAGCATCGATCAATTGTCTGAGGAGCAAGAACGCTACCTCGCCAGTTGGCAGCATAGTTAA
- a CDS encoding sigma 54-interacting transcriptional regulator: protein MPMFLVSSLSQDIIGESKGLRQAVEGCRKAAKESDPVMFQGEVSTGKLLLAGFLHKESKHSRQPLLVVDCIKDEDMIREILAPGSECKQLDRYEGGSIYFREVATLSLEKQNQLYRALEKIEKRKIRAFLSSSQNIHLMRMEKAFDPDLYDYASQGEIAVPPLRQRKEDILPLVQHYIGVFNLKLRKSIQGLTPQAEEILLAYRWPGNVDELKQIINRAMHLSNESHISQRHLSDNLGISKEDGFSHGVMPLERMEEILLRSALERYGFTLEGKKRAARALNISLATLYNKLKRYNLNP, encoded by the coding sequence ATGCCGATGTTTCTCGTTAGTTCCTTGAGCCAGGATATCATCGGAGAGAGCAAAGGGCTGCGACAGGCCGTTGAGGGATGTCGAAAAGCTGCTAAAGAAAGTGACCCGGTTATGTTTCAGGGTGAGGTCAGCACGGGTAAACTACTTTTAGCCGGCTTTCTGCATAAAGAGAGTAAACACTCCCGGCAGCCCTTGCTTGTGGTGGATTGCATTAAGGACGAGGACATGATTCGCGAAATACTTGCTCCCGGTTCTGAGTGCAAGCAGCTGGACCGTTATGAGGGAGGCAGTATTTATTTTCGTGAAGTGGCAACCCTCAGCCTTGAGAAACAGAATCAGCTCTATAGAGCTCTTGAAAAAATAGAAAAGAGAAAAATCAGAGCATTTCTGAGCTCATCTCAAAATATTCATTTAATGAGAATGGAAAAGGCCTTTGATCCCGATCTCTATGATTATGCCAGTCAAGGGGAGATTGCTGTTCCACCCCTACGGCAAAGAAAAGAAGATATTCTTCCCTTAGTCCAGCACTATATCGGAGTATTTAATTTGAAATTAAGAAAGTCTATTCAGGGGCTAACTCCACAAGCAGAAGAAATTCTCTTAGCATATCGTTGGCCGGGGAATGTGGATGAACTAAAGCAGATTATCAACAGAGCCATGCACCTGTCCAACGAATCCCATATCTCCCAGCGTCATCTTAGCGACAATTTGGGAATATCCAAAGAAGATGGCTTCAGCCACGGGGTAATGCCTTTGGAGCGAATGGAGGAAATCCTTTTACGAAGTGCTTTGGAGCGCTATGGATTTACACTGGAAGGAAAGAAAAGAGCGGCAAGAGCTCTTAACATTTCCTTAGCAACACTGTACAATAAGCTTAAGCGGTATAATCTTAATCCATAA